One genomic window of Borreliella garinii includes the following:
- a CDS encoding flagellar hook-length control protein FliK, translated as MSNLVNLSKAYGNKFNLLNTIKGLNLNVSKMESRENSGSFLNIISSESKRLAKAKLMIFDFLNFFKDNGLIAKNSKKSPLDKSFFLKKLENEAFVSDLKSLIAKMNVFLDFEGLNSIKENLSFNFDNFDFLNKGKFFEKIERLCLAFDDLSSFLGFDFLTALIDDHYNQISLNNKKEEKNVINIDVKNFKKNNSDHNDFVFSKFSLNTIDGQNFAGRYKVKEISDDSLKGFVEEFANYNIKSSKEVDSFDFVSSLKPEWNLKINKNIVDKAKVVLKSNNTGEIKLVLKPKELGSIRINLNLDSNNNLLGKIVVDNQNVKMLFDQNMHSLNKMLGESGFNASLNLFLAGENLNSFSKNFRDDSRDQNFHFGYNKFFKIEEEVEFSYDLDKNVNLIV; from the coding sequence ATGAGTAATTTAGTAAATTTAAGTAAAGCTTATGGTAATAAATTTAATCTCTTAAATACAATTAAAGGATTAAATTTAAATGTTTCTAAAATGGAATCTAGAGAGAATTCTGGTTCTTTTTTAAATATTATATCTTCTGAATCTAAAAGATTAGCTAAAGCAAAATTAATGATATTTGATTTTTTAAATTTTTTTAAAGATAATGGACTTATTGCTAAAAATTCAAAAAAATCGCCTTTAGATAAATCCTTTTTTTTAAAAAAACTTGAGAATGAGGCTTTTGTTTCTGATTTGAAATCCTTGATTGCCAAAATGAATGTTTTTTTAGATTTTGAAGGTTTAAATAGCATTAAAGAAAATTTATCATTTAATTTTGATAATTTTGATTTTCTAAATAAAGGAAAATTTTTTGAAAAAATTGAAAGACTTTGTTTGGCTTTTGATGATTTAAGCTCTTTTTTGGGTTTTGATTTTTTAACTGCCTTGATTGATGATCATTATAATCAGATAAGCTTGAATAATAAAAAGGAAGAAAAAAATGTTATTAATATTGATGTGAAAAACTTTAAGAAGAATAATAGTGATCACAATGATTTTGTTTTTTCAAAGTTTAGCTTAAATACAATTGATGGTCAAAATTTTGCTGGTAGGTATAAAGTTAAAGAAATATCAGACGACTCTTTAAAAGGTTTTGTTGAAGAATTTGCCAATTATAACATAAAAAGCTCTAAAGAGGTTGATAGTTTTGATTTTGTCAGCAGTTTAAAGCCAGAGTGGAATCTTAAGATTAATAAAAATATTGTGGATAAAGCTAAAGTTGTGTTAAAATCGAATAATACAGGAGAGATTAAGTTGGTTTTAAAGCCTAAAGAGCTTGGCAGCATACGAATTAATTTAAACCTTGATTCTAATAATAATTTATTGGGAAAGATCGTGGTGGACAATCAAAATGTTAAAATGCTTTTTGACCAAAATATGCATTCATTAAATAAAATGCTTGGCGAAAGCGGTTTTAATGCCAGTTTAAATCTTTTTCTTGCAGGTGAGAATTTAAATTCTTTTTCTAAAAATTTTAGAGATGACTCTAGGGATCAAAATTTTCATTTTGGCTATAATAAATTTTTTAAAATTGAAGAAGAAGTTGAATTTTCTTACGATTTAGATAAAAATGTTAATTTAATTGTTTAG
- a CDS encoding periplasmic-type flagellar collar protein FlbB: MNNFLSFFFRAFFLLFLIFILFFFILFFIDFLGIYNTKRYFPEFVRTKFLGETSLVFDHNSNIILDEARLVKEREAIDIKNQQIEKLKEDLKLKEDSLNKLEFELKQKQKDLDLKQKVIDDIINKYNDEEANILQTAVYLMNMPPEDAVKRLEDLNPELAISYMRKIEELSKKEGRLSIVPYWLSLMDSKKAAVLIRKMSVSSLE; encoded by the coding sequence GTGAATAATTTTTTATCGTTCTTTTTTAGAGCATTTTTTTTGTTGTTTTTAATTTTTATTTTATTTTTCTTTATATTATTCTTTATTGATTTTCTTGGAATTTATAATACTAAGAGATATTTCCCTGAGTTTGTAAGAACTAAGTTTTTAGGAGAAACTTCTCTAGTCTTTGATCATAATTCCAATATAATTCTTGATGAAGCTAGGCTTGTTAAGGAAAGGGAAGCTATTGATATTAAGAATCAGCAGATTGAAAAGCTTAAAGAAGATCTAAAGTTAAAAGAAGACAGTTTAAATAAGCTTGAATTTGAGCTTAAGCAAAAGCAGAAAGATTTAGATTTAAAACAAAAGGTAATAGATGACATTATAAATAAATATAATGACGAGGAAGCAAATATTTTACAAACAGCTGTATATTTAATGAACATGCCGCCAGAAGATGCTGTTAAGCGACTTGAGGATTTAAATCCTGAGCTTGCAATATCTTATATGCGGAAAATTGAAGAACTTTCTAAAAAAGAAGGCCGGCTATCAATTGTTCCTTATTGGTTATCCCTTATGGATTCTAAAAAAGCTGCTGTATTGATTAGAAAAATGTCTGTTAGTTCATTGGAGTAA
- a CDS encoding flagellar FliJ family protein, which translates to MNDLNFKKQKLNRILTIRTYHRKLSERDLMNINKKISKINQFSDGIPNLLKRLSSLDALSIRGYIDYLNYKKKQNFKILEELKKHYNECYDIYVDKYREEKKIKILIKTLNNFIIKNREKKESLLLDEYVNYKVCQNLRIESE; encoded by the coding sequence TTGAATGATTTAAACTTTAAAAAACAAAAGCTTAATAGAATATTAACCATTAGAACCTATCATCGAAAGTTAAGTGAGAGAGACTTGATGAATATAAATAAAAAAATTTCAAAAATAAATCAGTTTTCAGATGGAATTCCTAATCTTTTAAAAAGATTGAGCAGTTTGGATGCTCTTTCTATAAGAGGTTATATAGACTATTTAAATTATAAAAAAAAACAAAATTTTAAAATTCTTGAAGAGCTTAAAAAGCATTATAATGAGTGTTATGATATTTATGTGGATAAATATAGGGAAGAAAAAAAGATTAAGATATTAATAAAAACTTTAAATAATTTTATAATTAAAAATAGAGAAAAAAAGGAAAGCTTATTGCTAGATGAGTATGTAAATTATAAAGTTTGTCAAAATCTGAGGATTGAAAGTGAATAA